From one Triticum urartu cultivar G1812 chromosome 3, Tu2.1, whole genome shotgun sequence genomic stretch:
- the LOC125549418 gene encoding protein FAR1-RELATED SEQUENCE 4-like has protein sequence MDSSPSFRRRESEDNEPSPMSFVVPDNAPPLTSFSTPYHGVGTSSGSGSNFPIGGKNSTVRHPAMHTSTLTPPCTVEPSEMMTPDPSARYIHGNQVREDFVPKENMAFVTDEEGYEFYQKYARSAGFGITKLKRKPMSRLYACSRGGASTFYKPGEERKRAKMSKKVNCGAAVKIKKRGKEWIYEKVMLEHNHTLNPNPSELKHMYSHKNKDPLIMEVVDDLQTCDVSPNTTMNVLTHFHGNYEVMPMNDHDL, from the exons ATGGACTCGTCTCCAAGCTTCCGCCGGCGAGAATCCGAGGACAATGAGCCTTCTCCGATGAGCTTTGTTGTGCCTGATAATGCGCCTCCTCTAACATCTTTCTCGACGCCATACCATGGCGTTGGAACTTCGTCTGGCAGCGGCTCAAATTTTCCGATTGGCGGCAAGAACTCCACTGTGCGCCATCCGGCGATGCACACATCCACGTTGACGCCGCCGTGTACTGTTGAACCAAGCGAGATGATGACTCCAGATCCCAGCGCAAGATACATACAT GGTAACCAAGTCCGCGAAGATTTTGTCCCAAAGGAAAATATGGCTTTCGTCACCGATGAGGAAGGGTATGAATTTTATCAAAAATATGCAAGATCAGCAGGTTTTGGTATTACCAagctcaagcggaagccgatgtCGCGTCTGTATGCATGCTCCCGGGGAGGTGCCAGTACATTTTACAAGCCTGGGGAGGAACGCAAACGTGCGAAAATGTCCAAGAAGGTTAACTGTGGGGCAGCTGTTAAAATCAAGAAAAGGGGGAAAGAATGGATATATGAGAAAGTGATGTTGGAGCACAATCATACTCTGAATCCTAATCCATCTGAATTGAAGCACATGTATTCACATAAGAACAAAGATCCTCTTATCATGGAGGTTGTTGATGATCTGCAGACCTGTGACGTCTCTCCTAATACAACAATGAATGTGTTGACCCATTTTCATGGCAACTATGAGGTCATGCCAATGAATGATCATGACTTGTGA
- the LOC125547311 gene encoding protein FAR-RED IMPAIRED RESPONSE 1-like: MPLAMFVGSNHHLQNVIFGFALLRDETEETFKWAFQTFKTCMGDKEPHCILTDQDVAMENALPHVFPNTLHTLCRWHVWERHKVDLKPLFDLHDGLKDKLLTAINHPLTPLEFESAWKDMVNEYGLESDPTINSLYDQRARWIAAYFKAVYCGRMTSTQRSESMNRLVKRHHVNTTTPLHEFARKMYLVLQKRKEAEGRETIACQARPATITNYPLENQLSRIYTRAVFNKYKDAYVYGTSFLTKKVDAGRFLVVYGRDGPSFSWSQHEFKVVCDEEKEDYRCECMQWEHTVMTNEQIQRLPSKYVLRRYTRNARIDPPYDRNDTLQVGADGTLVSVTHFNMLREAFACVRAGDRSTIASVRVMNVLKELRAQVKDLAADVMPVFDEGGCSAPADREMISFKAPPLSKTKGSRSEEGERHIGARGPKKCTRRCSKCGLMDGHNKASCTNKQQSIATGGTKGGRGRTGWGRGRGRGTTTRHRLIDELEEDEDDVVDGESSRGIDDSD, translated from the exons ATGCCGTTGGCGATGTTTGTTGGGAGCAACCACCACTTGCAGAATGTCATTTTTGGGTTTGCACTCCTCCGTGACGAGACAGAGGAAACATTTAAATGGGCTTTCCAGACTTTCAAAACATGCATGGGAGACAAGGAACCTCATTGCATACTTACCG ATCAAGATGTAGCAATGGAAAACGCTCTTCCGCACGTGTTTCCAAACACGTTGCATACGCTATGCAGATGGCATGTATGGGAAAGGCACAAAGTTGACTTGAAGCCACTGTTTGACTTGCATGATGGTTTGAAAGATAAGCTACTAACAGCAATAAATCACCCACTTACCCCTCTAGAGTTTGAGTCTGCATGGAAGGATATGGTGAATGAATATGGCCTTGAGTCAGATCCTACGATCAACAGTTTGTATGATCAGCGTGCACGTTGGATTGCGGCATACTTCAAAGCTGTTTACTGTGGGAGAATGACGTCTACGCAGCGCAGTGAAAGCATGAACAGACTTGTGAAAAGACATCATGTTAACACTACGACACCTTTGCATGAGTTTGCACGAAAAATGTACCTAGTCTTGCAAAAGAGAAAAGAAGCAGAAGGCCGAGAGACCATTGCATGTCAG GCACGCCCAGCAACAATAACAAACTACCCTCTGGAAAATCAGTTGAGCAGGATCTATACCCGTGCCGTATTCAACAAATACAAAGATGCATATGTTTATGGAACATCTTTCCTTACAAAGAAAGTGGATGCTGGTCGTTTCCTTGTGGTCTATGGTAGAGATGGCCCGTCTTTTTCTTGGTCCCAACATGAGTTCAAAGTGGTTTGTGATGAAGAAAAAGAAGACTACAGATGTGAGTGCATGCAGTGGGAGCACACAG TGATGACAAATGAGCAGATTCAGAGGCTTCCTAGCAAGTATGTGCTAAGAAGATACACAAGGAATGCACGGATTGACCCTCCTTACGACAGGAATGACACTCTCCAAGTTGGAGCCGATGGGACGCTAGTTAGCGTGACGCACTTTAATATGCTCAGGGAGGCTTTTGCCTGTGTTAGAGCAGGTGACAGATCAACAATTGCATCTGTAAGAGTCATGAATGTGTTGAAGGAACTTAGGGCGCAGGTCAAGGATCTGGCTGCTGATGTAATGCCCGTGTTTGATGAAGGAGGTTGCAGTGCTCCAGCTGACCGTGAGATGATTAGTTTTAAAGCCCCGCCACTATCGAAAACAAAGGGCTCTAGATCAGAAGAAGGAGAAAGACATATCGGCGCACGTGGGCCAAAGAAGTGCACAAGAAGATGCAGCAAATGTGGCCTTATGGACGGTCACAACAAGGCGTCATGCACCAACAAACAACAAAGCATTGCGACTGGTGGTACCAAAGGAGGCAGGGGGAGGACGGGctgggggaggggaaggggaaggGGAACTACAACTCGGCACCGTTTAATAGATGAGCTggaagaagatgaagatgatgTGGTAGATGGTGAATCATCTCGCGGAATAGATGATAGCGATTAG